The following coding sequences lie in one Gouania willdenowi chromosome 5, fGouWil2.1, whole genome shotgun sequence genomic window:
- the LOC114463799 gene encoding tumor necrosis factor receptor superfamily member 11B-like: protein MSHLCCSMVIPLVWIQCFWIVGHVNGCGNLQTEMEGRCCDKCSPGTYLDKFCSENYQTTCAPCKEGSFADEYHSYDRCVECDSCQQVYEKNCTPTTNAVCACYPGFLCSNSICSHCQKNKCVAGESLKKTVVSSGLELQEYTYRCVDLCLMDEYFDEKSNLCKPRKQCHAYGLIEQLPRNKTHDSVCYRLETKRYEGDSILTSLVCGFVLLSVTFLLFASYNLIKKLRKHRAKKNPILEVTVNTDNFHLPKEESGLQFIIQDESDDSSSLCQP from the exons ATGTCTCACCTGTGCTGTTCAATGGTCATTCCACTTGTTTGGATACAGTGCTTTTGGATTGTAGGACATGTCAATGGATGTGGTAATCTACAAACTGAGATGGAGGGACGATGCTGTGATAAATGTTCTCCAG GTACTTATCTGGACAAGTTTTGCTCTGAGAACTATCAAACCACCTGCGCTCCGTGTAAAGAGGGATCCTTTGCAGATGAGTACCACAGTTATGACCGATGTGTGGAGTGTGATTCATGCCAACAAG TGTATGAAAAGAATTGCACACCCACTACGAATGCAGTCTGCGCTTGTTACCCAGGTTTCCTGTGCTCCAACAGCATCTGCTCACactgtcaaaaaaataaatgtgtcgcCGGAGAAAGCCTTAAGAAGACTG TTGTGTCCTCAGGTTTAGAGTTACAGGAGTACACGTACAGATGTGTGGATTTATGTCTTATGGATGAATACTTTGATGAAAAATCAAACCTCTGCAAGCCAAGGAAACA GTGCCATGCTTATGGACTCATTGAGCAGCTTCCCCGTAACAAAACACATGACAGTGTTTGTTATCGCCTAG AGACAAAGAGATATGAGGGAGATTCCATCTTAACCTCCTTGGTCTGTGGCTTTGTTTTGCTCTCGGTCACCTTCTTGTTGTTTGCGTCTTATAACCTTATCAAGAAACTTAGGAAGCACAGAGCAA AGAAAAATCCTATCCTGGAGGTCACCGTTAACACCGACAACTTCCACCTGCCAAAGGAGGAGAGTGGGCTTCAGTTCATTATTCAAGATGAATCAGATGACAGCAGCAGTCTGTGTCAACCATGA
- the arl8ba gene encoding ADP-ribosylation factor-like protein 8B-A, which produces MLALINRLLDWFRSLFWKEEMELTLVGLQYSGKTTFVNVIASGHFSEDMIPTVGFNMRKVTKGNVTIKIWDIGGQPRFRSMWERYCRGVNAIVYMVDAADREKVEASRNELHNLLDKPQLQGIPVLVLGNKRDLPTALDEKQLIEKMNLAAIQDREICCYSISCKEKDNIDITLQWLIQHSKSRRS; this is translated from the exons ATGTTGGCGCTAATAAACCGGCTACTGGACTGGTTTAGGTCCCTGTTTTGGAAGGAGGAGATGGAGCTGACGCTGGTGGGCCTGCAGTACTCGGGGAAAACCACATTCGTAAACGTCATCGCT tcTGGGCATTTCAGTGAAGACATGATTCCTACAGTTGGATTCAACATGAGAAAGGTCACTAAAGGAAATGTCACCATCAAG atcTGGGACATAGGAGGACAGCCGAGATTCAGGAGCATGTGGGAGCGCTACTGTCGAGGGGTTAATGCAATCGT GTACATGGTGGATGCAGCAGATCGGGAAAAAGTTGAGGCATCCAGAAACGAGCTTCATAATTTATTAGACAAACCTCAGTTGCAAGGAATTCCT GTTTTGGTTCTCGGTAACAAAAGGGACCTGCCAACTGCTCTAGATGAAAAACAGCTCATTGAGAAAAT GAATCTGGCAGCTATTCAGGACAGGGAGATATGCTGCTACTCCATTTCCTGCAAAGAGAAAGACAACATTG ATATCACACTTCAGTGGCTTATCCAGCATTCAAAGTCCCGCAGAAGCTGA
- the edem1 gene encoding ER degradation-enhancing alpha-mannosidase-like protein 1, producing the protein MQWRSIVVGLVLLRLSVSCLLWLSFGLGQNVSWGFNFPLGLNLHKLDLLFGEEKGSTKRGNSWSRRTHGFKFEDTDSICPKVGEDSPQRSYPSFFDGSRDEYVRKYSSFPVSLKAKMKDMAREMFYFGYDNYMKYAFPEDELNPIDCAGRGPDVLNPSNININDVLGNYSLTLIDTLDTLLVLGNVTEFQRAVKLVIDTVSFDKDSTVQVFEANIRILGSLISAHILLTDPKHPFGKVGFEGYDNELLHLAHDLAVRLLPAFENTTTGIPYSRVNLKTGVPPDSINETCTAGAGSLLVEFGILSRLIGDSTFEWVARRAVRALWNLRSNETGLLGNVVNIQTGEWVGKQSGLGAGMDSFYEYLLKSYLLFGEIEDYRMFQAAYESIQNHLRRGRELCNEGEGDPPLYVNVNMFSGETMNTWIDSLQAFFPGLQVLNGDVENAICLHAFYYAIWRRFGALPERYNWQLQAPDVHFYPLRPELVESTYLLYQATKNPFYLHVGVDIIQSLESHAKVRCGYATLHHVVDKSKEDRMESFFLSETCKYLYLLFDEDNPLHKSDNKYIFTTEGHIVPIDQRFREKQWSDLFPCEEGALKEREPNHQHNISYCNRIPEERRYTLPLKSVYMKQIDHMVGLF; encoded by the exons ATGCAATGGAGGTCGATAGTAGTGGGCCTTGTATTACTCAGACTATCTGTCAGCTGCCTGCTGTGGCTCTCTTTCGGACTGGGACAAAACGTGAGTTGGGGCTTCAACTTCCCTCTGGGTTTAAACCTTCACAAACTGGACCTGCTGTTCGGGGAGGAGAAAGGTAGCACCAAGCGGGGAAACTCTTGGTCACGACGGACACATGGCTTCAAGTTTGAGGACACGGACTCCATCTGCCCCAAAGTTGGGGAGGACTCCCCTCAAAGGTCCTACCCGAGCTTCTTTGACGGCAGCCGGGACGAGTATGTCCGCAAGTACAGCTCCTTCCCGGTCTCACTTAAAGCAAAAATGAAAGACATGGCCAGAGAGATGTTCTACTTTGGATATGACAACTATATGAAATACGCCTTTCCTGAGGACGAGCTCAATCCCATTGACTGCGCTGGGAGGGGACCAGACGTGCTCAACCC GTCAAACATCAACATTAATGATGTCTTGGGGAATTATTCCCTCACGCTTATTGACACCCTGGACACACTGTTG GTGCTTGGCAACGTCACAGAATTTCAGAGAGCAGTCAAGCTGGTTATAGATACTGTATCTTTTGACAAAGACTCAACGGTGCAGGTTTTTGAGGCCAACATCAG gATTCTTGGGAGTCTTATCTCAGCACACATTCTGCTTACTGACCCAAAACATCCATTCGGAAAGGTGGGCTTTGAAGGTTATGATAATGAGCTCCTGCACTTGGCTCATGATCTGGCGGTCCGCTTGCTACCAGCCTTTGAGAACACCACCACAGGCATTCCCTACTCCAGG GTGAACCTAAAGACTGGAGTTCCCCCTGACAGCATCAATGAGACATGCACTGCAGGTGCTGGGTCGCTGCTGGTAGAGTTTGGGATTTTGAGCCGTCTGATTGGTGATTCCACGTTTGAGTGGGTGGCTAGACGAGCAGTGCGAGCCCTTTGGAACCTAAGGAGCAATGAAACTGGACTGTTAG GAAATGTTGTTAATATCCAAACAGGCGAATGGGTTGGAAAGCAGAGTGGCCTTGGAGCTGGAATGGATTCATTTTATGAGTACTTGCTTAAGTCCTACCTGCTCTTTGGTGAAATTGAGGACTACCGGATGTTTCAAGCTGCCTATGAGAGCATACAGAATCATCTTAGAAGAGG GCGAGAGTTGTGCAATGAAGGAGAGGGTGACCCACCTCTCTATGTTAATGTGAACATGTTCAGTGGTGAGACAATGAACACCTGGATCGACTCCTTGCAGGCCTTTTTTCCAGGACTGCAG GTGCTGAATGGGGATGTAGAAAATGCCATTTGCCTTCACGCTTTCTACTATGCCATCTGGAGACGTTTTGGGGCTCTACCTGAGAGATACAACTGGCAGCTGCAGGCTCCAGATGTGCATTTCTACCCTTTGAGACCAGAGCTTGTGGAGTCAACCTACCTGTTGTATCAG GCGACCAAAAATCCTTTTTACTTGCATGTTGGGGTGGATATTATCCAGAGCCTTGAGAGCCATGCCAAAGTCAG ATGTGGGTATGCCACTCTGCACCACGTTGTAGACAAATCCAAAGAGGATCGCATGGAGAGCTTTTTCCTCAGCGAGACCTGCAAGTACCTTTATCTG CTGTTTGATGAAGATAACCCGCTTCACAAATCAGACAACAAGTACATCTTCACcactgagggccacattgtGCCCATTGACCAGCGTTTTAGGGAGAAGCAGTGGAGTGACTTGTTCCCGTGTGAGGAAGGAGCTCTGAAAGAAAGAGAGCCAAACCACCAGCACAACATTAGCTAC TGTAACCGCATCCCAGAGGAGCGACGGTACACTTTGCCATTAAAGAGCGTCTACATGAAGCAGATTGATCACATGGTGGGACTTTTCTGA
- the LOC114463759 gene encoding tumor necrosis factor receptor superfamily member 1B: MLLSKLRIWMFIFFALLYTLDAKKCPKGQKVKEKDGCEDCTNDYFQPEDNDSKSCQSCTVCDTNAGSETKDECTKDTDTVCQCRGDFVAWASDSSVCKCEIGFGLSGGECSKCKAGYFSTKMNEACSKWKDCQSTGVKIPGSTTSDAICNDNSTVAKTRFLNKTESTSQINHPPHEGARTLMMLTTNVTRAPQKTTTEENFIPTQLSERANHNDCIFILLGIAGVLFILTVVSYKKDVVPCWLRKTTEAIQKKDSACRRPVEESGDNSELSVKLNSEEP, from the exons ATGCTGCTGTCAAAACTGCGCATTTGgatgttcattttttttgctcttctttataCTTTGGACGCAAAGAAATGTCCTAAAG GTCAGAAAGTAAAGGAAAAGGATGGGTGCGAAGATTGCACTAATGACTATTTCCAGCCTGAGGATAATGACTCTAAATCGTGCCAATCATGCACAGTGTGTGACACCA ATGCAGGGAGTGAAACCAAAGACGAATGCACCAAAGACACCGACACAGTCTGTCAGTGTCGTGGAGACTTCGTTGCCTGGGCCAGTGATTCTTCCGTTTGCAAATGTGAGATTGGATTTGGATTGAGTGGTGGAG AATGCTCAAAGTGTAAAGCAGGATATTTCAGCACAAAGATGAACGAGGCGTGCTCTAAATGGAAAGA CTGTCAGTCAACAGGGGTAAAGATCCCAGGAAGCACAACCTCAGATGCAATCTGTAACGACAATTCTACAGTTGCTAAAACCCGCTTTTTAAACAAGACTGAATCTACAAGTCAGATAAACCATCCTCCTCATGAGGGGGCCCGCACGTTGATGATGCTCACGACTAATGTTACCCGTGCCCCACAAAAGACCACAACGGAAGAAAATTTCATTCCCACCCAGCTGTCAGAAAGAGCAAACCACAACg ATTGTATCTTTATCCTACTGGGAATTGCTGGTGTTTTATTCATACTGACAGTTGTCAGCTATAAGAAGGATGTCGTTCCCTGCTGGctgagaaaaacaacagaagctATACAAA AGAAAGACTCAGCGTGTCGAAGACCAGTTGAGGAGAGCGGTGACAACAGCGAGTTGTCTGTCAAACTTAATTCAGAGGAGCCTTAA
- the gnat1 gene encoding guanine nucleotide-binding protein G(t) subunit alpha-1, giving the protein MGAGASAEEKHSRELEKKLKEDADMDARTVKLLLLGAGESGKSTIVKQMKIIHKDGYSLEECLEFITIIYSNTLQSIMAIVKAMNTLNINYGHSDQQDDSRKLMHLADTIEEGTMPKELSDIILRLWKDTGIQACFDRASEYQLNDSAGYYLNDLERLAQPGYVPTEQDVLRSRVKTTGIIETQFSFKDLHFRMFDVGGQRSERKKWIHCFEGVTCIIFIAALSAYDMVLVEDDEVNRMHESLHLFNSICNHRYFAATSIVLFLNKKDVFLEKIKKAHLSMCFPDYDGPNTYEDAGNYIKLQFLDLNMRRDIKEIYSHMTCATDTENVKFVFDAVTDIIIKENLKDCGLF; this is encoded by the exons ATGGGAGCTGGAGCTAGTGCTGAGGAGAAACACTCCCGGGAGCTGGAGAAGAAGCTGAAGGAGGATGCGGACATGGATGCTAGAACtgtcaagctgctgctgctag GAGCTGGAGAATCAGGCAAAAGCACTATTGTCAAACAGATGAA AATTATCCACAAAGATGGTTATTCACTCGAAGAATGCTTGGAATTCATCACCATCATTTACAGCAACACCCTGCAGTCAATCATGGCCATTGTGAAGGCCATGAACACTCTGAATATCAACTATGGACACTCAGATCAACAG GATGATTCAAGGAAACTCATGCATCTTGCAGACACCATTGAGGAAGGCACTATGCCTAAAGAACTGTCAGATATCATTCTGCGTCTGTGGAAGGATACTGGCATTCAGGCGTGCTTTGACAGAGCCTCAGAGTACCAACTGAACGATTCAGCTGGATA ttatctGAACGACTTAGAGAGGCTGGCCCAACCGGGTTATGTGCCAACCGAGCAGGATGTGCTACGATCCAGAGTGAAAACCACTGGTATCATTGAGACCCAGTTCTCCTTCAAAGATCTCCACTTCAG AATGTTTGATGTTGGTGGCCAGAGGTCAGAAAGAAAGAAGTGGATTCATTGCTTCGAAGGCGTCACATGCATCATCTTTATCGCTGCTCTGAGCGCCTACGACATGGTGCTGGTGGAGGATGATGAAGTG AACCGAATGCATGAGAGTCTGCACTTGTTCAATAGCATCTGCAACCATCGCTACTTTGCCGCCACCTCCATCGTACTCTTCCTCAACAAGAaagatgtgtttttggagaaaatcAAGAAGGCTCATCTAAGCATGTGCTTCCCAGATTATGATG gtcCCAACACTTACGAAGACGCtggcaactacatcaaactgcAGTTTTTGGATCTGAACATGCGTCGAGATATCAAAGAAATCTACTCTCACATGACTTGCGCCACAGACACCGAGAACGTCAAGTTTGTGTTTGATGCCGTCACCGACATTATTATCAAAGAAAACCTTAAAGATTGTGGTCTTTTCTAA